The Deinococcus misasensis DSM 22328 DNA window CAGCGTCCAGAAAGTCAAAGAGGCCGGAATCCGGGTGCGTGTGGCCAGCCCAAGGATCCTCAAACCCACCGAGCAGAACATCCAGAAATTCCTGCTGTCTCTGGACTGCGAAATTCTGGTGCGTTCAGGCGGTTTGCTGGAGGGTTTGTTGAAAGTAGACGAGCGTCCAGCCCTGACCGGAGATTTCAGCCTCAACACCGCCAACGTGCTGACCGCTGAAACCTATCTGGACCTCGGGGTGCAGGCGGTGACCCCCACCCACGACCTGAACGCCCGCCAGATCGAAGAACTGGCAGAGGCCATTGGCGGAGACAATGTGGAGGTGATTGCTTACCAGCATTTGCCTGTGTTCCACACCGAGCACTGCGTGTTCTGCCGTTTCCTCAGTGAAGGCACCGATTACACCAACTGCGGGCACCCCTGCGAATCCCACAAAGTGGCCCTGAAAGACAAACGGGGCTTGCTGCATCCCGTCATGGCCGATGTGGGCTGCCGGAACACCGTCTTCGGGGCAGAAGCCCAGAGCGCCACCCGCCACCTTGCCGGATGGCAGGACAGCGGCATCCTAAATTACCGTCTGGAATTTGTCCACGAAGGTGCGCAGGAAGTCCGGGAAGTGACCCGTGCCTATCAGGCGTATTTTGCTGGAAGTCTGAATGTGACAGAACTCGAAGTCCGTTTGAAAGAAGTCACCCAGCAAGGCATCACGGAAGGCAGTTTGTTTGTGCCCCATGATTTTGAGAACTTGCCCCAACTGATGTGAGCTGCAAAACCAAAAAGAGGAGCAGCAAAGCTCCTCTTTTTGGTTTTAAAGCATTTGACAGAGAAATAAGAGGTTGATGCTTGAGGTCGTGTTGTTTGAAATAGAAGGATTCAAAAGAATCCTTCTATTTCACTGTTAAACGCAGTAATCCTGTTTAAGGCTGGATGCCTCGGGCGAGGAAAGCATTTTTCACTGCCGTGGCAGCAGTGGTGCCGTACATGGCCTGCGCTGTGGTCACAGTTGCTTTTGCAGCAGCATTGAAACTGGTGTCTGGGGCAAACTTGAACTGGGCGTTGATGATCACCCGGTCTGCTTTGTAGGCACCCAGGGCTTTGCGAATGTCGAACAGGGCTCTGGACCAGATTTCACCATCGGCGTGCACTTCACCGATCATGTCTTTGACGGTTTTGCTGGTGTCGGTCCGGCGCAAGCAGTGGGGAGCAGGGGTGTAACTGACGCTGTCCCAATCTGCAATGCAGGCCAGATCGGCTTTGATGGGTGCACCATATTTCTGGGCCACGGCCTCTCCAACGGTCAGGGCCAGATAGTCACCGAAAGCCTCTCCAATGGATCCAGCCTCCAGAGAACTTCCAAAACCCGGCACCTGTGCATCATGCACAGCATGTCCGTACTCGTGGACGATCACTTCGCCGTCTTCGGCATCATCCACGCCACCTTTGCCCATGCGGATTTCGTCTTTGGTGTCGGTGCTGAAGGAATTGTCCTGCCCCCACTGGTTGATGCGGATGTCCTGCGACTCCATGTTGACGGGAGGCAGTTCTCCGGTGCCAAATCCCAGACTCTGGATGTGTTTCTGGGCTTCAGTGATCCAGAAATAGGCCATCACCTGCTCAAATTGATCGCTGCTGCGGGTGTAATTGAGGGGTCCGCCCAGCACCTGCACAGGTTTTCCAGTTTCACTGCGCACAGTGGCCCATTTGCCCTGCAACGCACCACTGCCGTCCAAGTCGGTCAGCACCACTTTGTAATAGGCACTTGCTGGAACAGCACTGTCTGCATCTTTGTTGTCCTGAAGGGTCTGGTCTCCAGAGGTTTGCACCGGGTTGGGCAGGAAGACCTGTGCAGCAACGCTGGTGGGTCCAGCAAGTTTCTGGACTGAAAGGGCATTTCTGTCGGCTGTGGAGTTGCAAGCCGCAAGCAACAAAAGGGAAGCGGAAACCAGCAAGATTTTGCAGTTCATGTGGACCTCACAACGTGGATTTGGGTGATCTTACCTTACATTTCTGATGCATTTCTGATCAAACTGCAAAACCCCTGCCTGAAACAAATAAGCATCTTCGCCTACTTTGCTCTGATGCAGAACAAAATGGAAGCATCAAGGAGGCACACATGAAACGAAAAATCGGCACACAAGAGGTCAGTGCTCTGGGCATGGGCTGCTGGGCCATCGGAGGGGAATGGTTTGCTGGAGAACAACCCCTCGGATGGGGCAAAGTGGACGATCAGGAATCCATTCGGGCACTTCATGCGGCTCTGGAGATGGGCGTGACCCTGTTTGACACCGCAGACATTTACGGCTGCGGTCACAGTGAACGTGTTCTGGGAGAAGCCTTTCAGGGCAGAGAGGACATCTTCATTGCCACCAAATTCGGCAATGTGCCAGAGGAAAACAGCAAACAGGTCCTCGGGGAAAACACCTCTGCGGAATACATCGTGCAGGCCTGTGAAGCCAGCCTGAAACGCCTGAAGCGTGAACACATCGACCTGTACCAACTGCACATCAATTTTCATGACCTGGACAGCTCTTTTCAGGTGGCAGACACCCTTGAAAAACTGGCCGATGAAGGCAAAATCCGTGCTTTTGGATGGAGCACCGACGATCCCGAGCGTGCAGCAGCATGGAAGGATTACCCCCACTTCAAGGCCGTTCAGCACTCCATCAATGTGCTGCAACCCGCCACAGGAATGCTGCGCACCTGTGAAGAACTGGATCTGGCCAGCATCAACCGGGGTCCTCTGGCCATGGGCCTCCTGACCGGAAAATTCAGTCAGGGACAGCAGCTCTCTGACACCGACATCCGGGCCAAAACCCCAAGTTGGTTGGAAGACTCGGGCTGGTTCAAAAATGGCGTACCCGGTCAGGAATTTCTGGACCGTTTGGAAAGCGTCCGTGAAGTGCTCACTTCAGATGGTCGCACCCTCACACAGGGGGCTCTGGCATGGCTGTGTGCTGCCAGCGAGAAAACCTTGCCCATTCCCGGTTTCAGAACCGTCAAGCAGGTGCAGGAAAACGCTGGAGCGCTGGAACATGGCCCCTTGAGCCCAGAGCAATTTCAGGAGGTGGAAACCCTGCTTGGCCGGAGGTAAGCTCAGGTGAGCAGTTTTTTGATGATCACGCCCTGCAATTCTTCTGTGGAGTTGCAGGGCTGAAGTTCTTCTCTGGGAATGAGGGGTTTGAGCTGGCCTTTGTGGATGACATACACGCTGGGAGCTTCGGTGGTACCGTATTTGCGAACAAAACCGTCCCGGTGCATGAAACGGGATTGATAAGGCAAGCTGGACACAAAAGCCTTCCATTGTGCATCCTGCCCGAGCAGGCCATGGGTCAGGGCATAGAGTTTGCAGGGGTGGTTTTGAGGTGAAAAAGCCGCCTGACTCCAGGCTTTCAGTCGGCTGAGAAAACTGCCATCTGTGTTATACACAAAGATCAGCTTTTCCACTTTTTTCACTTTAAGTGTTGAGACTGGTTTTTACAGTGACAGATTTGCCATCCTCATGAACCCCTGAGCACCTGTGCGATGCCTTGCACCTGCACAAAAGCCTGTTGGCCTTCTTGCAAATGGGTGTTGTGGTGGGCGTGCACCAACACTTCCTGATCTCCACACAGGCAGGTGTACGTGGCATCGTGGCCTTTGTATTCGCGGTGCTGGATGGTGACGGGCACTCCAGAGTCTGCAAAAGCAATGTCCTCGGGGCGCACGGAAAGCAAAACTGGCCCTCTGGCTTCTTCGCTGAGGGTCAGTGCACCAAGGCAGGTCTGGGCCACTTTGCCAGAGGCCTTGGCACTGATCAGGTTGCTGCGCCCCAGAAAGTTGGCCACAAATGCCGTTCTGGGAGCCTGATACACCTCTGGAGGTGTCCCGAGTTGTTCGATTTTTCCGGCCCGCATCAGCATGATCCGGTCTGCGAAACTCAGGGCTTCTTCCTGATCGTGGGTGACCAGAATCGCGGTCATGCCTGCTTCACGCAGAATGGCCCGGACCTCCTGACGGGTGCTGTGCCTGAGGGCAGCATCCAAGTTGGAAAATGGCTCATCCATCAGGATCAGTTTGGGTCTGGGGGCAAGCGCTCGGGCCAGAGCCACCCGTTGTTGCTGACCTCCCGAGAGTTCATGGGGATACCGTTTGGCGAAAATGTTGAGGCCCACCAAACCGAGCACCTGTGCGGTGCGCTCTTCCCGTTCTTTGCGGGTCATGTTTTTCAGCCCAAACATCACGTTCTGGGTGACGTTCATGTGGGGAAAGAGGGCATAATCCTGAAACACCATGCCCACATTGCGTTTCTCGGGGGCCAGAAAGATGCTCTGGTCCATCAGAGGGACACCATCCAGCACCACTTTGCCCTGATCTGCACGCTCAAAGCCCGCAATGACCCTGAGGGTGGTGGTTTTGCCGCACCCAGATGGACCCAGCAAGGCCAGCATCTCCCCTTTGTACACGGTGAAGGAGAGGTCATCCAGAACAGCAGGAAACCCTGCTGCATACCGTTTGGTGAGGTGTTCGATGCGCAACACTTCCGTCATTTTTTCTCCTGCAACACCAGACCTGCAAAAATCCCCGAGACCACCACAATGGTGATCGCGTAAGGTGCAGCATCTGCAAACATGGCTTCTGAGGTGTACGCCCAGACGTTTTTGGCCAGCGTTTCAAAACCAATCGGGCTGAGCAAAAAGCCGATGGGCAACTCTTTGAGGACACTCAGGAACACCAAGGCCAGACTGGCCAGCAAACCCGAGCGCATCAGGGGGAAAGTCACTCTGGCAAAAGCTTGCATGGCGTTGTACCCAAGCGAACGCGCAGCTTCTTCCAGCCTTGGGGTGGCTTGATACAGGCTGGCACGCACCGGACCGATGGCCTCTGCCAGAAAGTGCAGCACATAAGCGCCAATCAAGAGGGTCAGGGTCTGGTAAATGCCCGGAACAGCTTTCAGGGAGAAGAAAATCAAGGCCAGAGCCAGAGCCAGAGGGGGTGTGGCATAGCCGAAGTAAGCGCTGCGCTCGATCAGGCGGGTCCAGAAACCGGGGTACCGCACCCCCAGATAGGCCGGTGGGACCGCCAGAAAAGTGGTGATCAGGGCAGCAGGAATCGCCACCTGCACAGAGTTCCAGAGCACCTCAAGCCAGTCACTGACCCCCTGTTCAATCCCTTGTTTGAGCCAGAAAAGGATTGAACTGATGGGGACCATCAGGGTGGCTCCTGCCACCAGAGCCACAAAAGCCAGAGCAGGAAACGTCCAGCCTTTGAGGTGCAGGAGTGGTGCTTTGCGGGCTGCACCACTTCCCAGACGGGACAATCTCAGGCGTCCCAGCAATCTGGCCTCTAACCAGAGGGTGGTGGCTGTGACCACAAGCAGCATCAGGGAGAGCCATGCTGCATACACCCGGTCAAACGCTGCATTGTACTGCTGGTAAATGGCATAACTGAAGGTTTCGAACCGCATCAGGGACACCACTCCGAAGTCACCAAAGACGTGCAGTGCAATCATCAGGCTTCCGGCGTACCATGCTGGACGCAACTGGGGCAACGTCACCTGCCAGAACACCTGCATGGGAGACCTGCCCAGAGACCGGGCGGCCTCTTCAAGGCTCGGGTCCAGGTTTTTGAGGGTGGCCCAGAAGTTCATGAACAGGTAAGGGAAGTTGAAAAGGGTCAGCACCCCCAGAGCCCCCCAGTACCCCACAGGGTGAGGCCAACGGATGCCCGTCAGGCTCTGGATCATGCCGTCGGTGCCACTGGCGGCCAGCAAAGCATACGCCCCCACATAACCGGGCACGGCCAGAGGCAGCACCCCCAGAAACACCCCCAACTTGCGCAGGGGAAAATCGGTGCGGGTGGTCAGAAAGGCCAGAGGCAGTGCCAGCAAGGTGGAGGCCGTAACCGTGCCCAGCATCAGGATCAGGGTGTTCCAGAGCAATTCCAGATTGCGCACCCGGAACACAATTTCTTTCAGGTCTGCCCCATCGGCTTGCAAGGCACGCAAAACCAGATAGACCAGTGGAATCATCACCCCCAAAGCCGTCAGGGTGGAGAGCACAACAAACAGGGTGGGGGGTCTGGGGGATCTTCTCAACACAAGGAACCTGCTACCTCAAGCCGTTGCCGTTAAGACGACTAAGCTTATCGGATTAATAGAATACAAAAATGGAGGGCGCTTTTGGCCCCCCATCTCACATTGGTATAGAAATTAAAGTGCAACCTGAATTACAGGAGTCCCACTTCACGCAGCAGTTTCTGGGCCTGCTCCAAACGTGGTCCGAGCTTCTCCTGATCGATCTTGGGGCTCAGTTTGGCTGCATCGTTGAAGGGCAGCAAGGTGGAGGGCAGGATGGTGTTGTTGGCAGCAGGGTACTCAAAGAGTTCTCCAGTGAAGAACTGCTGGGCTTTGGCCTGCAACAGGTAGTTCAGGAATTTGGTGGCATCGGTGCGGTTCTTGCTGGTCTTCAGGATGCCTGCACCCGTCACCAGAGCCAGACTGCCCACATCTCCGGCCTGGAAGTAATGGGTGCCGATGGGAGCACCAGACTTCACAAAACGCTGGATGTAGTAGTGGTTGGTCAGGGCCACATCGATTTCACCGTTGCGGATGCCTTCCATCATGGCCACGTTGGAGGCAGCGTAAGACTTGGGCTCCAGGGCTTTCATGCCCAGCAACCATTCTTTGGTGACCGCTTCACCTTTCAGGGCGATCATCGCACCAATGAAGTCCTGAAAGCTGGCGTAGGTGGGGGTCCAGCCGATGCGGCCTTTGAGGTTGGTTTGTTTGGGCAGGTCAAAGACACTCTTGGCGAGGGTCTCGGGTTTGATTTTATTGGTGTTGTAGGCCATCACCCGGAAGCGCACCGACAGGGGCACCCAGGTGTTGTTGCTGGGGGTGTAGGTGTCTGCAAACTTCTTGTTGAAGGTTTTGGACAGGGTGGAAAGCAGTTTGGCATCGTTGGCAATTCCGAGGGTGCCAGAGCTGTTGGCCCACAGGATGTCTGCAGGGCTGGCTTTGCCTTCTTCTTGCAGGGCAGCCAGAATGGCAGAGTCGGTGGCGTAACGCACGTTCACTTTGATGCCGGTGTCTTTTTCAAACTGCTGGACGATGGGGTCAACGAGACCTTTGCTGCGTCCGGTGTAAACAGTGATGGTTTTGCTCTGGGCCAGTGCAGCACCTGCGATCAGGGCTGTCAGGGTGAGGGTCAGGGTTTTTTTCATGAGTGGGTCTCCCTTGAGGGACAACCACCCGGTTTCCCTCTCAACAGCCTAAATCCTAAGTAAGTTACTCGGATTTGTCAAGTAAGGATTTCGGCTTTTGTCTGACCAAAACAAAAATCCCGCCTTGGCGGGAGAAAAACACGGATGCTCTGGTGGTTTTTCAGATCACTGGCGCTGAACGCGGTCTGGCACCACAAACAACTGCACCCAACTGGGAGCACTCCAGACCCAGGAAGAAGACCTTTGCAACTGGGATTTGGACACCATCTCATAGACTGCAGGTTGCAGGCTCTGGCTGGGATAAGAACCGCTGGCACTGATGGGAAAAGAGAGCACCACACTGGTGACCAGCACGGAGCCCAGAAGTCCTCCCATCACCCCACCCAGAATTTTGTAGGTGAGGGATTCCACCTGATTGCGGACCAGGAAAGAAAGACCCTGTGCAAAACCAAAACCCACCACCAGAGTGATCAAGACGGCCACCCAGCCTGTGATGGTGCCAAAACTGGCCATGATGGGCAAAAGCAGGAAAACCACCAGTGCCCAGATGGCCCCGCCCACGCCGCGTTTATAGCCCAGCACAGCAATGCCAGCCCACAAAACCATCAACAGGGCGTCAAGGATGTTAAATTGCCAAGTCATATGTCCTAGTATGACCTGTAAAACCCGTAAAATAAAGTTATGATTCGAATCCTGCTGGTAGATGATCACGCCCTGTTCCGTCAGGGCATCAAGAGCCTCCTCGAAAGCGAAGGAGACATCCGCGTCATTGGTGAAGCGTCCAACGGCCGTGAGGCCATCCGTTTTGCCGCTGAAACCAAGCCTGACCTGATCCTGATGGACATCCAGATGCCCGAACTGGACGGCGTGAAAGCCTGCCAGAGCATCCTGGAAATCGACCCTCAGGCCCGCGTGATCATGATCACCATGTACCGTCAGGACAGTTATGTCTTTGAGGCCCTCAAGGCAGGTGCGCGTGGCTATGTGCTGAAAGACGCCGATGCCAGCACCCTGATCGACGCCATCCGTCGGGTGGCCGAAGGGGAAGCCCTGCTGAATGCCGACCTTGCTCAAAACGTGCTGGACGATTTCCGTCACAAAAAAGAAGTGCTGCCCAGCGAAAAGCACGCCGACCTCAACGAGCGTGAAACCATGATCCTGCGCCTGCTGGCACAGGGCCACAGCAATCAAGAAATCGCCATCAAGATGGACATCAGCGAAAAAACCGTGCGCAACCGCCTGTCGGAAATCTTTGCCAAGTTGCAACTGAACAACCGCACGCAAGCCGCCCTGTATGCCATCCGCGAAGGCATCGCCAATCTGGAATGAAAAAAACCGCCCCTCCCCAGAAACGCACCTTCAAAGCAGGCTGTCAGCGCACCTGGGAAATCGTCACTCTGGAACCCGATCTGGCGTATCTGGAGTTGGCTTTTCCAGAGTGCCCCACCTGCCTGCACCTTGTGGAGCCTGAAGGGGCAAAACCTTTCTGCACCCTCAGACCTCAGGATGCACCCCATCCTTTTGCCAGTCTGGGCAAACTCAAACTTTAACCCGGCAGTAAACTGACAGGTGTGAATCTGCATCCCTGCCTTGCTGAACTGGTTTTGCGTTTCGATGGTGAAGTCTCGCTCTGTGTCTCTGACTTGCAGGGCGAGTTGCTTTTTGTTCATGAAGAACATCGGGTGTTCAAAGCAGCCAGCCTGATCAAACTGCCCATCCTGAGTTGTGCTCTGGAGCAGGTGCAGCAAAATGGCCTGTCTTTGCAGGACCGTCTGGCTGTGTCCAGAGAAAATCAGGTGCCCGGTGCAGGCGTACTGCATGAGATGGAGACCGGACTGTCCCTAACGGTTCAGGACCTCCTGACCCTGATGGTGGTGATCAGTGACAACACCGCCACCAATGTTTTGATCGAGGCCCTGGGCATCCACACCATCAACCAGCACATTGAGCGCATCGGCCTGAAAAACACGTTTCTGGTGGGCAAACTGCAAATGCCTCCAGAGGGGCAAAACGAACAGCAGAAAGCCGGACAGCGCAGCACCACTTCTGCAGCAGACATGAACCTCTGGTTGCACAAATTGGTACACACAGAGTTACTGAATCCAGAGCTGGGTGGGTGGGCCACAAATGTCCTGAAACGCCAGCAAGACCGCAATGTGATCGCCAGACGTTTGCCCCGCACTCCAGAGGGGGAGTTGTTGTTCGATGTCGCCAGCAAAAGTGGTGAAATCAGCCTGCACCGACATGATGTGGGGATTGTTTATGCAGCCAGACCGTATGTGGTTTGCCTGCTCTCCAGAGGGTCAAAAGACCTGAGGGAGCATCCCGACCATCCCCTCACCTTAAGCCTTGCTGAGCTGTCTGAGCGAATTTATTGGTTGCTGCAAAGCCAATAGCGATTTTTGTTCCATTTCGGGACGTTCGTCCCAACGTCCCCCAAGCAGTTGCATAAAATATAAGGATGTGTAGGTGTGATGTCCCGCTGCGTGTGGGAGAGCCGAGCGGCACATGTTATGCTACTTGGTGCTAGATTTCCTGAGATAGGTAGGTCAAATGGAACGGAATGATACAACCATACCGGCAGTGTCCCTGATCGTGGCGGCAATATTCTGGGTGATATTGCTGTTCCTCTTTAACTCCACCCTGAAGTCCCATGGGGCAGAAAAAGAGGCAGCCGCCGCTCCTGCAGCTGCCACAGCAAGTGCAGGTGACTGGGAAAAAGGCGGCAAGGCCATTTTTGAAGCAAGCTGCGCTGGTTGCCACGGGGCCAACGGTGAAGGTGGCTTTGGCAAGAAGTTGGCTGGAGAACCTTTCGTCACTGGGGATCCTGCTGCCGTCATCAACATCATCCAGAAGGGCAAAGGCGGCATGCCTGCTTTCCCCCAACTGGGTGAAGCTGACCTGCTGAACGTGGTGAACTTCATCAGAAACAGCTGGGGCAACAAAGCCGACATCGTCACCCCAGAGATTTTTGCCTCCAAAGGGGACGAAGAAGCCAAACTGGCTGCCCTCAACCGCTCCCGCTTCGTGCCAGACCACCTCGGTCTTCCCGAGATCTTCCTGACCACCTTCGTGATCATCCTGACCATTTACGGTCTGATCGGCCTGTACTCCGCATGGGCAGAAGGTGAAACCCTGAAACCCGGCGTCCACCTAGTCCGCAGCAACAACCTGGCTTTTGGCGGCATCATCCTCTCGATGGTGGGTGTGCTGTGGTTCGGCTACCTGTTTGTCCGACAGATCTTGGAAGGCATTCAAGGCAGTGAAGCAGAAAAAGCCATGCCCATCAATGTGACCGCTGAAGGGACTTACGCTGCCATGGTGCTGTTGTGCCTGTCGGCTGCCCTGATGCTTTACAAGAAGTACTTCATGGATGGCGAAGCCCTGGTGGAAGACGCCTCTGGCGAATTCCCCTGGTAAGAGGATAAAAGATGAGTGACCAAAAACTTCCAAAAAGTGAAATCAGTCGGCGCAAGTTTGTGACTGGCGCACTCGGGGTCACTGCTGGCGTGGGCGTGCTGTCTCTGGCCAGTGTGGTGGGTGCACTGCGTCCTGCCAAGCGTCCCCCAACTGCCGAGCAAAAGCCCCCAGCAGCAGGAGATGTGCTGGTTTATGCAGAAGGCACCAACAAAGACCAGCCGATCAAACTGGCAGATTTGAAAGACGATGGTGCCATGATCAAAGCATGGCCCAAAGGCGACGTTCTCAAAGACAAGAACGACAACAACCTGCTGATTCTGTTCCGTTACCCTTCAGGCACCCTCAAAGAACCCACCAAACTGGAAGACACCGCAGAAGGCATCGTGGTCTACGGTGGCATTTGCCAGCACCTCGGCTGTCAGGTCAACCTGAAAGACGACGGCAGTCTGCTGTGCCCCTGCCACTCGGGTTCTTACGATCCCAAAGCCGGGGGTGAAGTGATCGGTGGGCCACCCCCCCGTCCCCTGCCCCAGCTTCCCATCGAAATCAAAGATGGACAGGTCGTGGTGAAAGGTTACTATGTGCGTCCCCGATACGGTGAATCCGTCAGTGACTGGCAGGTCAACCGTGAAGATGCCAAGGGAGGAGCGTAAATGAACCAGTGGCTCGACGAACGTTTACACATCAGCCGCCTGAACGACAAGTTCCTGCGCAAAGCCTTCCCTGTGCACCACAGCTTCTTCCTCGGTGAAATCACCCTGTTCTCTCTGGTGATCCTGATCATCAGTGGAATCCTGCTGACCTTCACCTATGAACCCAGCACCCGACTGGTGGATGGGGTTCCTGCGGCCTACGCCAGCATCCTGAAAATCAACAGCATGCCCTTTGGAGACATGCTGCGCCGCATTCACCACTGGAGCGCCAACATCATGGTGGGTGCTGCAGTGATCCACATGTTCCGCATCTACTTCTCGGGAGCTTTCAAAAAGCCCCGTGAAATCAACTGGTGGATTGGCTTTCTCCTGCTGATTTTCAGTGCCCTGACTGCTGTCACGGGATACTGCCTTCCCTACGACCAGTTTGCTTTCGCCACCCTGAAAGTGATTTACGGCATCACCAGCAGTGTTCCTTTCATCGGTCCATGGCTTGCTGAGCTGTTCTTCGCTGGTCCCTTCCCCGGTCCTGGCATTGTGTCCCGCTTCTACGGTTACCACATCATGCTGCTGCCCGGCATTCTGGTCGCCCTGACTGCAGCCCACATGCTGCTGATGATCAAACAGAAGCACACCCAGCCCGGCTATGCCAAAAAAATCGCCTACAAGAAAATTGTGGGTGTGCCCCTCTCCACCCAGCAAAGCATCATCATGATCATCCTGTTCGTGCTGATGACCGCCCTCATCGTGCTGTTCAGTGCCTTCATTCCCGTTCACCCTGTGGAAGTGTATGGTCCACCCAGCAACTCCACCCCCACCATCAAACCCGACTGGTACCTGCTGTGGATTTTCGGCATTCTGGCCATCATGCCCCCAGAGTTTGTGAAGCTGCCTGAAGATCCCACCCTGATCACCAGCAGCCAGCAAGCCCTGGCCACCCTGCTGAACCCCGAGTTCATCGGAGCCATGCTGATCCCCGGCCTGATCCTTGGCCCTGTGTTCCTGGCTCCCCTCTTTGACCGCTCCAAAGAGAACCTGTATTACGCCGAGAACCCCACCGAGCACCCCAAGCGTCTGGCTCTGGGTCTGGCGTGGTGCACCCTCATGATCGTGCTGTCTGTGGCCGGCTACAAACCCGAGATCCAGACCGCCTTCGAAAATGCACGTGGCATTGGCAGCATGGATGCTGAAGCTGCTGCTGCTGCCAAAGTGGTCATTGAAGGTCAGGTCAAGATGATGCTTTACGCTGCCATCGTGGTGCTGCCCATCATCGTGTACATCCTGACTTTCGGGGTTGTGCGCATGATCAAAAACAGCCGTGAAACCGATGCCCGCGAAATGGCAGCTTATCAGGACATGCTTGCCAAAGAAGCCGCTCACGGTCACGACGACTGAGAAGTCCAGTCAACCCCTTGAAGCGATGCACATGCATCGCTTCATTTTTTTCATAATGGAAACAGCATGGAGACTTTGCGGTATTTTGCCGAGCAGGCCAAAACACTGGAATTGAGCCCGGACACCTTAGACACTGCCTCTGAGGAAGCCCTCCGTACCTTTGCCAGCCGGGTGTTGCAGGAACTGGTGGCACAGGGTTTGCTGGAAGATGGAAGTCAGGTTGGATGTTTCACCGCTTATGCAGGGAGGTCAGGAGATGCTTAAAAATTACCGTTTGTGGTGGCATGCCCCGAGGCTCAGGCACACCAGTGGCGAAGAAGAGCGCAAAGTCAGCTGGCTGGAATTGTTCTTTGATCTGGTGTTTGTGGTGATCATTGCCCGCCTTGCCCACCATTTTGGAGAGCATCCTTCGTGGTATGGGCTGGGAGAGCTCGCCTTGCTGTTCATTCCGGTGTGGTGGGTCTGGATTGCTGGCACCATTTACACCGACCGCTTCGAAACCGAAGATTTGAGTTACCGGACCCTGATGTTCGTGATGATGCTCATTGTGGGGGTCATGGCGGTGTTTGCGCCTTATGGCCTTGGCAAATACGCCGACGCTTACGCCTGGAGTTACGTGTCTGCCAGAGTGCTGATCATCGGCATGTGGCTGAGGGCTGGCAAACACAATCCCATTGCCCGACCCATGACCAACAAATTTGCAGTGGGTTTTGGCATGAGTGCAGTGCTCTGGGCCATCAGCACCCAGTTTGATGGAACCCTCAGCGTGGTTT harbors:
- a CDS encoding M4 family metallopeptidase → MNCKILLVSASLLLLAACNSTADRNALSVQKLAGPTSVAAQVFLPNPVQTSGDQTLQDNKDADSAVPASAYYKVVLTDLDGSGALQGKWATVRSETGKPVQVLGGPLNYTRSSDQFEQVMAYFWITEAQKHIQSLGFGTGELPPVNMESQDIRINQWGQDNSFSTDTKDEIRMGKGGVDDAEDGEVIVHEYGHAVHDAQVPGFGSSLEAGSIGEAFGDYLALTVGEAVAQKYGAPIKADLACIADWDSVSYTPAPHCLRRTDTSKTVKDMIGEVHADGEIWSRALFDIRKALGAYKADRVIINAQFKFAPDTSFNAAAKATVTTAQAMYGTTAATAVKNAFLARGIQP
- a CDS encoding aldo/keto reductase — its product is MKRKIGTQEVSALGMGCWAIGGEWFAGEQPLGWGKVDDQESIRALHAALEMGVTLFDTADIYGCGHSERVLGEAFQGREDIFIATKFGNVPEENSKQVLGENTSAEYIVQACEASLKRLKREHIDLYQLHINFHDLDSSFQVADTLEKLADEGKIRAFGWSTDDPERAAAWKDYPHFKAVQHSINVLQPATGMLRTCEELDLASINRGPLAMGLLTGKFSQGQQLSDTDIRAKTPSWLEDSGWFKNGVPGQEFLDRLESVREVLTSDGRTLTQGALAWLCAASEKTLPIPGFRTVKQVQENAGALEHGPLSPEQFQEVETLLGRR
- a CDS encoding ABC transporter ATP-binding protein — encoded protein: MTEVLRIEHLTKRYAAGFPAVLDDLSFTVYKGEMLALLGPSGCGKTTTLRVIAGFERADQGKVVLDGVPLMDQSIFLAPEKRNVGMVFQDYALFPHMNVTQNVMFGLKNMTRKEREERTAQVLGLVGLNIFAKRYPHELSGGQQQRVALARALAPRPKLILMDEPFSNLDAALRHSTRQEVRAILREAGMTAILVTHDQEEALSFADRIMLMRAGKIEQLGTPPEVYQAPRTAFVANFLGRSNLISAKASGKVAQTCLGALTLSEEARGPVLLSVRPEDIAFADSGVPVTIQHREYKGHDATYTCLCGDQEVLVHAHHNTHLQEGQQAFVQVQGIAQVLRGS
- a CDS encoding ABC transporter permease, translated to MLRRSPRPPTLFVVLSTLTALGVMIPLVYLVLRALQADGADLKEIVFRVRNLELLWNTLILMLGTVTASTLLALPLAFLTTRTDFPLRKLGVFLGVLPLAVPGYVGAYALLAASGTDGMIQSLTGIRWPHPVGYWGALGVLTLFNFPYLFMNFWATLKNLDPSLEEAARSLGRSPMQVFWQVTLPQLRPAWYAGSLMIALHVFGDFGVVSLMRFETFSYAIYQQYNAAFDRVYAAWLSLMLLVVTATTLWLEARLLGRLRLSRLGSGAARKAPLLHLKGWTFPALAFVALVAGATLMVPISSILFWLKQGIEQGVSDWLEVLWNSVQVAIPAALITTFLAVPPAYLGVRYPGFWTRLIERSAYFGYATPPLALALALIFFSLKAVPGIYQTLTLLIGAYVLHFLAEAIGPVRASLYQATPRLEEAARSLGYNAMQAFARVTFPLMRSGLLASLALVFLSVLKELPIGFLLSPIGFETLAKNVWAYTSEAMFADAAPYAITIVVVSGIFAGLVLQEKK
- a CDS encoding iron ABC transporter substrate-binding protein; its protein translation is MKKTLTLTLTALIAGAALAQSKTITVYTGRSKGLVDPIVQQFEKDTGIKVNVRYATDSAILAALQEEGKASPADILWANSSGTLGIANDAKLLSTLSKTFNKKFADTYTPSNNTWVPLSVRFRVMAYNTNKIKPETLAKSVFDLPKQTNLKGRIGWTPTYASFQDFIGAMIALKGEAVTKEWLLGMKALEPKSYAASNVAMMEGIRNGEIDVALTNHYYIQRFVKSGAPIGTHYFQAGDVGSLALVTGAGILKTSKNRTDATKFLNYLLQAKAQQFFTGELFEYPAANNTILPSTLLPFNDAAKLSPKIDQEKLGPRLEQAQKLLREVGLL
- a CDS encoding response regulator; the encoded protein is MIRILLVDDHALFRQGIKSLLESEGDIRVIGEASNGREAIRFAAETKPDLILMDIQMPELDGVKACQSILEIDPQARVIMITMYRQDSYVFEALKAGARGYVLKDADASTLIDAIRRVAEGEALLNADLAQNVLDDFRHKKEVLPSEKHADLNERETMILRLLAQGHSNQEIAIKMDISEKTVRNRLSEIFAKLQLNNRTQAALYAIREGIANLE
- a CDS encoding serine hydrolase — translated: MNLHPCLAELVLRFDGEVSLCVSDLQGELLFVHEEHRVFKAASLIKLPILSCALEQVQQNGLSLQDRLAVSRENQVPGAGVLHEMETGLSLTVQDLLTLMVVISDNTATNVLIEALGIHTINQHIERIGLKNTFLVGKLQMPPEGQNEQQKAGQRSTTSAADMNLWLHKLVHTELLNPELGGWATNVLKRQQDRNVIARRLPRTPEGELLFDVASKSGEISLHRHDVGIVYAARPYVVCLLSRGSKDLREHPDHPLTLSLAELSERIYWLLQSQ